The Pedococcus aerophilus nucleotide sequence CCGTCAGGGCGCGGGTGCCGACCGCCTTGACGTCGACGATGCCGCCGCGGATGTTCTCGACGACCTCGCTGGGTCGTCGGATCGCATCCACCAGGGCGCCGGTGAGCAGCTCGACGTCGCTCGGCTCGCGGGACGGACGCCAGGTGTCGGTGACCAGGCCCTCGGCCGCGGGGTCGCCGTCGACGATGACGTGGGCGATGTCCACGGCGTTGATGCCGTCGACGAGGGCCTGGTGGGACTTGGTGACGATGGCGAACCGGCCCTGCTGGAGCCCTTCGACGAGGTACACCTCCCAGAGCGGACGCTTGCGGTCCAGGGCCCGGGGCTGGATACGCGCCACGAACTCCTGGAGCTGCTCGTCGGTGCCCGGCTTCGGCAGGGCCGAGCGGCGCACGTGGTAGGTCACGTCGAAGTTCTCGTCGTCGACCCAGACCGGGTTGGCCAGCCGGCCGGGGACCTGCCGGACCCGCTGGCGGTAGCGCGGCACGAACGCGATCCGCGTCGAGATGAGCTGGACCAGACGGTCGTAGTCGAAGCCGTCGCTCGGGGGGTCGAAGACCATCACCGACCCCACGTGCATCGGCGTGGTCGCCTCCTCGAGGTAGAGGAAGGACGCATCGAGGGAGTTCAGGCGGTCCGGCACCCCCACATCGTGGCAGAACCCGTTGCCTAGACTTCCATTCGTGACGAAGATGACGCCGCGTGTGCCGCCCGCCCACTTCGCCCGACTGGCTGCCGGGCCGGTCGCCCTGCTCGCGCTGGGGGTGCTGGCCGGCTGTGGCGACCCCGCGGACGATGCGTCGGGGCGGACCAGCACCACGCCGGTGACCGCGACCAGCTCCACCAGCGCCACGACGACCTCTCCGTCGAGCAGCGCGTCCTCGTCGAGCTCGTCGTCCTCCAGCTCCCCTGCCGGCCGCACCCTGGAGATCACCGTGGACGGCAAGGACGTCAGCCCGGCCCCGCGGACGGTCGACCTCGCGGTCGGCGAGACCCTCACCCTCGTCGTCACCAGCGACCACGACGACGAGCTGCACGTCCACGGGTTCGAGGTCGAAGGAGCCCTCGTGGCGGGCAAGCCCACGAGCGTCACCCTGACCGGCAAGGAGCCCGGCGTCTACGAGGTCGAGACGCACGAGCCGCCGCTGCGGCTGCTGAAGATCGCCGTCCGATGACCCCCGCCCTCCTGCTCCCGGCCCACGGCGTGGGCTCCAGGGAAGACCTGCCGCTGCCGTTCAACCTCCTGCTCATCGGCGCCGGCGTGGCCCTGGTCGTGTCGTTCGTCGCCCTGGGGGCGCTCTGGAAGCAGCCCCGCCTGCGGGGCGAGGACGGCCGCCTCCTGCCGATCACCGTGTCGCTCGCCCTGGACTCCGCACCCGTGCGCGGCCTGTTCGTCGGCCTCTCGCTCCTCATCACCGGCTGGACCCTGGCTGCCCTGCTGTTCGGCAGGGACAACGCCAACAACCCCGTCCCCAGCGTGGTCTACGTCTGGCTCTGGGTGGGACTGGCGTTCTCGTCGATGCTGTTCGGCGGCTACTGGCGGCTGGTCAACCCGGTGCGCTGGATCCGCCGCGGCCTGCTGGCCCTCGGCCGCATCGAGGAGGACTTCACCCTGAGCGAGTACCGCCTCGGCTACTGGCCGGCCGCGGTCGGCCTGCTCGCCTTCACCTGGCTCGAGCTCGTCGCCCCCGACAACGCCGAGCTCTTCACCCTGCGCGTCGCCGTGCTGGGTTACCTCGTCGTCAGCCTCGTGCTCAGCCTGCTCTGGGGCCCGGCGTACCTGCGCACCGGCGACCCCTTCACCGCCTGGTCCTCCCTCTACGGCACCCTCAGCCCGCTCGGTCGCCGGACCGACGGCCGCTGGGTGCTGCGCACGCCGCTGCACGGTCCGCTGCAGGTCCCGGCCCAGCCCGGCCTGCTGGCCGTGGCCTCGGTGATGCTCGGCAGCACGGCCTACGACGGCTTCTCCGGGGAGACCCGCTGGTACTCCTTCGTCCAGTCCTCCGACGTCCCCGCCGAGGTGTGGGGCACCGCGGCGCTCGTCGGCTTCTCCCTCGTCGTCGCCGGATCCCTGTATGCCGCCGCCGTCCTGTCCGCGCGGCTCGCCGGCGTCTCGGCGCGAGGGGTGGCGACCTCCTTCGCCTCGTCCCTGCTCCCCATCGCCGCGGGCTACCTCATCGCCCACTACTGGTCGCTGTGGGTGTGGGAAGGCGCCAACGGGCTGGTGAAGATGTCCGACCCGCTCGGTACCGGTGCCGACCTCCTCGGCACGGCCGGCCTGACGCCGCCGTCGGCACTCATCGCCCCGGGGTTCGTCGCCGGCGTCCAGGTCGTGTCCATCGTCACCGGCCACGTCCTCGGCGTGGTCCTGGCCCACGAGCGGGCGGTGTCGCTGTTCCCGCGTCGCGCCGCGGTCGTCGGCCAGCTGCCCCTGCTCGCGGTCATGGTCGTCTACACCGTCGGTGGCCTGAGCCTGCTGTTCAGCTCCTGAGCCTGCTGCCGGGCGCGTGAGCCCGCTGTCGACGCCTGAGCCGCGCTACCGGCGGCGGCGACGTCGGTGCTGAGGTGGCACGGCGACATACGGCTCGGTGAGGGCGACCACGGCCCGACGCAGCTCGCTGGCCGGGGCGAACTCCGCCAGCGACTTCCCGGCGAACATCGCACCGTCCACGGTGGTCTGGTCGTGGGGCAGGAAGGCGAGCTCGTCCATGCCGGCGAACCGGCCCAGGGCCTCGGCGATCCGCCGCTCCGGGCGCGTCCCCACGGCGGACGCGCGCACCTTGTTGACCACGACCCTCGGCGTGGGGCTGGGCACGGCCGCGAGGTCCTGGACGGCGCGCACCAGCCGCTGCAGCCCGATGGGGTCGCCGGCGCCGACGACGACGAGCTCGTCCGCGCACTCGAGGGCCACGAGGGTCGGGGCGTTGCGGCGGGGCGCCAGGGTGTCGTAGGACAGCTCCTCGTCGTCCTCGATGCAGAACCCGCAGTCGACCACCACGAACGTCGCGAGCTGACGGGCCAAGGTGATGACGTGCTCCACGGAGGCCGCGCGCAGCTCGGTCCACCGGTCGGCCCGGGGGACGCCGGTGAGCACCCGCAGGTGCGGCGACACCTCGGGCGCGAGCCGGGCGAGGGCGTGCAGGTCCAGGGACCCCTGGTCGGCGGCCCGGCACGCCGCCGCCATGCCGGGGGCCTCGTCGAGGAGGCCGAGCGCCTGGGCGACCGACGACCCGTAGGTGTCGCAGTCGAGCAGCACCGTGGGTGCGTGGACCGCCAGCTCGGCGGCGAGGTTCAGGGCCACCGTGCTGCGGCCCGGCCCACCGGTGGGGCCCCACACGGCCAGCACCCGCCCGGGGGACGTGGCCGACGTGTCCGCGCCGTCGGGGTCCTCGAGCGGGTCGGGAGCGAGCAGACCTCCGACGGCGCCGTCGCTGCCGTCGGGGCTGTCGGCCCTCAGCAGCAGGTCGTCGAGGAGGTCGGCCAGGTCGTGGCCGGCGACATCGGTGCGCACCACGACGGTGAGCCCGAGCTGGCGCAGCCGGCGCTCCCCCACCTCGTCGCCGGGCTCGGTGACCCCGGCGACGACGAGGCCGTGAGTGGTCAGCTCGTGCAGCGCGCTGCGGTCCAGCGAACGCAGGTCCGGTGACACCAGGGCCACCTCACCGAGGCCTGCGGCTGCTGCCGCGAGCAGGTCGGGGAGGTCGGCGCACCGGCGGGCGACGGCATACTCCGCGGTGGCGGCCAGGGTGGCCACCACCTCGGACTCTCCCGCGCCGGTGAGGGCGGTGACCACCGCCCGGCTCACCGATCTGCTCCGCTGCTGCCCGGCACGGGCACGAGGGTGACCCGGGCACCGTCGTCGACCTGGCCGATGATGTCCTTGATCCGCTCGCGAGGAGCCATGACCTGCACGGGGCGGTCTCCCCCGGCACCACCGGACAGACCCCCGGACGGCTTGGGCAGACCCGAGACGGAGACCCCTTCCAAGGCGAGAACCGGACCGGTGAAGGCGTCCGCGCCGGTCGCCGCCGGGTCCGCGGGGTTGACGTAGACGTCCACCCTGCTGCCCACCGCGAGGGCGGCGACGCTACCGGCGTCGACCGAGAGCGTCAGCGGCTGCACCGACACCTGCTCGCGTCCGCCCACGGCCACCGCGGGCACCAGCTCGCCGGCCGCCACCTCGCGCAGCACGAACCGCTCCGGTGCGAGTCCTGCACCGGCAGCGATGTAGCGCCCGCCCTGCGCACCCAGCTGGACGTCCACCCGGACGAGGTCGTCCTCGGTCAGAGGCTGGCCGGGCACGAGGGCCTCGCGAGCGGCATACATCGCCGTGCGGTCGTCAGCCGCAGCGACCACCGTCGAACCGACGGCAACCGAGGCGAGCACGAGGACCAGTCCGATGAGCAACCGGGCGTCACGCCACGCAGGCCGCTGCAATCGCGTGGCCTTGGGCACTGGAAGGTCCGACACGTCGTTGTCCCCCTTGGCATGGTTTCGCAGGATTCCCCCTCCGGCGGAGTCATCATGGCCCACCGGGGTGGGGGTGCGCCCGCCCCCTCCACAAAGCGCCGCAAATCATCCACAACCGACGCAGGCCAACTCCTCCAAACGGTTGACGATGAGACAATTTCGCGATCGACCGGACGCAGCCGCACGATCATGGTAAAAATTTAGTCAAGAGAAGCCAAGATTCAGTCAAGGCCGACCATCGCAAAGAAGGGACGGGCACATCGTGGCCAAGCGATTCATCCAGTTGTCGGAGGTGTCCGAGGTCCTCGACATCTCCTCGGCCCAGGCCTACGCCCTGGTCCGCTCCGGGGAGCTCCCGGCCATCAAGGTCGGAGGCCGCGGCCAGTGGCGCGTCGAGGTGGCCGAGCTCGAGAGCTACATCCAGCGGATGTACTCCGAGACCAAGACGTTCGTCGCCGCCCACCCCTTCGGGCAGGGCACCGAGTAGCACCCACCGATCTTCGTCGCCGGCCGTGGGGGTCCCGCGACGTTCCCCGAGGAAGGGCCTGGAGCACCCGCTCCGGGCCCTTCCTGGCGTCTCGACCCGCCGCCGGCCCTCGTGGCACCCTGCCGCTCCCTGCGACTCCCCCGGGCGGTCGACCGGTCGGGTCAGCGTCGTCGGCCGGCGCCCGCCGGCGCCCACGCAGTCAGGCCGGGCGCACCACCACGAGGGCGTCGAAGGGCACGAGTCGGCGCCCGGTGACGTTCTCCGGCCGGCGCGGGAGGTCTGCATCGTGCTCAGCGAGCTCGAGGACGTCACGCCCGACGGCATCGATCGTCCCGGTCGCCTGCGCCCCGGAGACGTCGACGACGGACACGACGCTGCGGTCCCGACTCAGCCCACGCAGCGCGTAACCGAGCCCGAATCGGCGGCCCGCCGGCTCCCCTGCGGCCCGGGCCGACAGCCCGGTCACCGCCGTGACCCCTCCGAAGGGAACGAGCGAGACCGCACCCCCGGGGACGCCCAGCAGGACCCACCCGTCACCGACGTCCGCGACCTGTCCGCCGAGCACCGTGCCGGTTCGCAGGGTCAGCCCGACCCGGCTCGTCCCGGCTGCGGCCAGTCGCTCGTACAGCCCCAGCGCCCCGCGTTCGCGCCGGGTGCGGTCGGACACCTCCGAGTCGAGCTCCCGTCGTTGCTCGGCCTCCCACTGCGCCCCCAGGTCGCCGAACAGGTCGTCCCACCGCATTCCCCCACCTCCCCTGACGCCGCGGACGCGACCCCGGCGGGAGCCTAGCGACTCCCGACCCTTGCCCCAGATCTGGTCGTCCAGTACGTTCAAAAAGAAGCAAACGAATGCAAATAGCATCCAAAGGGGGAATGGGAATGAGACCCACTCACCGCGACCGTCGGGCTCGCGCAGAACAGGCACTCGGACACGACGCACTTGCGACTCGCACCTTCGCACGGCGCGCACTCGCACCTCGGGCACTCGGACGGCAGGCGCGCGCCGTGTTCCGGGTGTGGGGCACCGCCGCGGTCACCGCGGCGGCGCTGCTCGGTCTCGAGCTGCTGCTCGCGCTCGCGCTGTGCACCCAGGGCCGGATCGTGCTCGCCCCCGGCCCCGCGTCGCTCGACGAGGTGGTGGGCGCCGTCGCGGCCGCAGTCGCCCTGCTCCTCGGGGCGTGGCTCGGGCTGAGCAGCACGGCAGCCGTCCTGGCCCACGCGCCGGGGCGGCTCGGCACGACCGCCGGCCGACTGGCCGACGCCTGGGCACCACTGCTCACCCGGCGCGTCGCCGCCGTGCTCGTCGGGGCGGCCGTCGGCAGCAGCATCGCGCCCAACACCGCCGTTGCCGACGACATGGGCCACGACCCGGGGCCCGGTCGGCACGGACCGGTCGCCGCGGCCGCAGCCGCCGGGCCGGGCTTCGGCGCGTCGTCGCCACTGACGATCGCCGCCGACGAGATCGGCGGCCCCGGGTTCGCCGCCTCGACACCTGCGCCCGGACTCCGCACCGTGCCCCCTGACCCCGGGTTCGCCGCCTCGGCGGATCCCGCGCCCGGACCGGCCTCCTCCCTGTCGTCCGCCGCACCGACCGGCGACCTCCCACCCGCCGGCTGGACCCCGTCGCGGCCGGTGCAACGACCCTCGGCGTTCCCCGAGCTCGTCACCTCCGGCGCGGTCCCGGCCGGGAACGGCGAGGTGGTCGTGCACCGGGGCGACACCCTCTGGGGACTGGCCGCCGCCCACCTGGGCCCCGAGGCCACCGACACCGAGATCACCGAGGCCTGGCCCCGGTGGTACGCCGCGAACCGGTCTGTCATCGGTGACGACCCCGACCGGTTGCTCCCCGGCCAGGTCCTGCGGGTCCCGACCGCGGCGGCGGCGCGATGAGGGCCACCGTCGCGACCGCCAACGCCGCCAGCCGCACCTCCCTGCGGCCGCTGACGATCGTGCCTGCACCACGCATCCGCCCGCCGGTCATCGCCGAGGCCGACGACGACTGGACCGTCGACGAGCGCACCGACTCGCCGTACGTCCAGGACGCGCTCGCCGTGGACTTCTCGCTGCGTTCCGACGAGGACCTCTTCGGTGAGCAGCCCACCCGTCGCGACGACCTGCCCGACCCGCGCGACTGGGCCGCCCACATCGCCCAGGCGCTCGTGGAGGTGATGGCCGGGGCCCGTCCGGCACCTCAGCTCCTGCGGTGGACCACGCCAGAGGTCTACGCGGTCGTGGCCCGTCGCGCCGCGGTCTCGGCCCGACGCGGTATGCCGCCCACGCGCCGTACCGTCGTGCGGAGCCTGCGCGTGTGCGAGCCGGCCGACGGCGTCGCCGAGGCGAGCGCGGTGGTCGTCGACGGCGGGCGGGTCCGCGCGCTGGCGATGCGCCTGGTGGGCCTCGACGGACGCTGGCGGGTGGAGGCGCTCCAGGTGGGCTGAGCAGTCGGGGACGACGAAGCGCCGCCCTCCCCTGCGGGTGGGCGGCGCCGTCGTGGTGTGGAGCGGTCGGGTCAGGCCTTGCCGTGGCACATCTTGAACTTCTTGCCCGAGCCGCAGGGGCACGGACCGTTCTTCGATGCGCCGGCGAGCTGCTCCGGCGTGAGCTGGTCGTCGACGGACCCGCCACGCTGCTCGACCTCACCGGTCTCGGTGGGCGCGGAGTACTGCAGGTCCTGGGTGCGCCGCACGGGCTGCTCGAGGCCCTTGGCCCGGAACGACACCGGCGCACGCTCGGTGCCCTGCTCGTCGGAGGCGTCACCGGCTCCCGCGGCCGGGACCGGCACGGCCTCGACACCGTCCTGGTCGTGACCGGCGTGGTCGTGACCGGCGTGGTCGTGGTCATGGTCGTGACCGGCGTGGTCGTGACCGGCGTGGTCGTGACCGGCGTGGTCGTCACCCGCGAGGTTCGCCCCACCGAGCATGTCGGAGACGCTCATCGGCTGGACCGCAGGAGCCTGCTGCCCGGGCTGGTCCACGTCGACCTGAACGTTGAACAGGTAGCCGACCGACTCCTCCTTGATGGACTCGTTCATCGCCTCGAACAGCTGGAAGCC carries:
- a CDS encoding AAA family ATPase; this translates as MSRAVVTALTGAGESEVVATLAATAEYAVARRCADLPDLLAAAAAGLGEVALVSPDLRSLDRSALHELTTHGLVVAGVTEPGDEVGERRLRQLGLTVVVRTDVAGHDLADLLDDLLLRADSPDGSDGAVGGLLAPDPLEDPDGADTSATSPGRVLAVWGPTGGPGRSTVALNLAAELAVHAPTVLLDCDTYGSSVAQALGLLDEAPGMAAACRAADQGSLDLHALARLAPEVSPHLRVLTGVPRADRWTELRAASVEHVITLARQLATFVVVDCGFCIEDDEELSYDTLAPRRNAPTLVALECADELVVVGAGDPIGLQRLVRAVQDLAAVPSPTPRVVVNKVRASAVGTRPERRIAEALGRFAGMDELAFLPHDQTTVDGAMFAGKSLAEFAPASELRRAVVALTEPYVAVPPQHRRRRRR
- a CDS encoding helix-turn-helix domain-containing protein; the protein is MAKRFIQLSEVSEVLDISSAQAYALVRSGELPAIKVGGRGQWRVEVAELESYIQRMYSETKTFVAAHPFGQGTE
- a CDS encoding Rv3235 family protein gives rise to the protein MRATVATANAASRTSLRPLTIVPAPRIRPPVIAEADDDWTVDERTDSPYVQDALAVDFSLRSDEDLFGEQPTRRDDLPDPRDWAAHIAQALVEVMAGARPAPQLLRWTTPEVYAVVARRAAVSARRGMPPTRRTVVRSLRVCEPADGVAEASAVVVDGGRVRALAMRLVGLDGRWRVEALQVG